The Myxocyprinus asiaticus isolate MX2 ecotype Aquarium Trade chromosome 46, UBuf_Myxa_2, whole genome shotgun sequence genome includes the window ccatgcacaataaaatattagaatattttgggcagtgaaattttttgtttataatttaattattgactataaaataaaagtataattcgatgacagagtttgtgtatgaagctaaacttcatgttatgagatgaatttagttggttatgatgtttttattttaaatgtttattttatttttattgtaaaccaccaggtaacttatgcacatcttttttagcctatatctctgacatttttgaaggacaattctgttaaatttatgactcaaaattattattctccatttttttgcggttaaagaagagctcaatgaaattttctttggttggtatttaaagatttcagactgattgcagactaATGCAGCTGCCGCTCAAACAAACAacaattataatttgtttttttatcttctgAGGCAGCAGCTGCCAGATgcacacggacgcatcagggatttaggtacacgagcagcacgcagaactgccctatATTTTGCGgtttcccacaaattaactagaaaatcatgtccatgatgacatggccctaatattatcagtgggcttttccagtggaTGTTTTTGGATGTTGtgtttgcagtcaaatcgtgagacataacttctcagcaagtgctaattactactttAGTAATTTTAATGttctgtgttgactcatttgtatgtactgtattttcccaaatcagtcggcagatagagaaaaagattcagaaagaaatctcagtatagactattatttctttagatagcgatacttttaaataaaactaaataaaattaaaaatgaagtagaaataaaaactaaaataaattcaaaacaataataacgttagttgtaatgactaatgcagctttcacttttttagtctatgtttgagtggaggggaataagcaacaaataatttaaatgtcaacagaacgcagtaagaattgtgttgaaggacagttttgtcttcatacacctaaagcatatgcattcattctgaaaccactttgaagtctgttcagcaggatactaatcataaaatctATATATGAATTACAACAGagatgtttttgttacatttatattgacaaactgtttttcttagttgtgaagtttaaaataagcttaaaatattgatgttgagtttacagttacaattttaattcaaatttatgaacagattcattcggacttgaGTCTGACTCAGCCacttttggacttggactcaactcggactcgactgtttaaagacttggacttgatgcggactcgactaaggtggacacGCACACTACACTAGTGCCTTCATTTATAGCAACGTTGCTTGACATGAAATGGAACATTAATTAGGACACAGATGgagcaataaccggagaagaacctccaacCTCTTAAATTGcaattgacccagcccattaccaCCCACTGCCAACTGACATGCACCTAGACGTAGTGCATGCTTGTGCAAAAATATAATatcttcatggccatgcccactgactttgcgtgtaTGATGTAtcacatagcgctgcgcttaaggcatagcactcttaaaatagggcactATGTCAATTACATTCATGATGTTTTGGTTGTACATAAACTTAATATTTAGGGTGAGATAGAAAAAAATAGAGGGGTagagattaaatattaaatgcgaGTGTTGTCTTtctatgtgtactgtatattgtttctTAAGAATTTAATGTCACTTACAGATCAAAAAGTGAAAAGGTTACTAGCTTTAGTCATTTTTCAATGAAGTACCTGCTTAAATGAATATAATCTCCATATTAATGCTATGTAATCACTTTAAAGAAACTCACTGATGTTAGTTGTCGTGATGAAAGATAAAAGCGCCTCACCGCAGAAATTTGCGCCATTcctgtctgcctcctcctgcctGTGCAGCTTCAGTCACACATGTGATTGGCCGAGCAAAAGCATGGAATTTTTGACATAACGTTGCTATTCGCGTGGAATTTCCTAAATctgcttaaaggattagttcacccaaaaattaaaattcagctattgtttactcacccatgtgttgttataacccaatatgactttctttctttttcttaacacaaagggagaaattgtgaaaaaatgttgttctcagtgatgtcataaaatggcagtttatggtgaccacaccttcaagcttcaaaaggactcaaaagtatacttcagaagtctaataaattattccatgagacccaagcatacgataaggtttggtgagaaacaaaccgaaatcgaatgcattatttagtaaaaatgttcactgactgttgatctcctgtgtgcgttcatgagactgcacgcaAGCTTAGAGCTCTTTGCAAGAGAGCAACAGGCGAGATGGGGCATTCAAGCAAAAGCTAGTTTTGTTTCACTTCTATAGGACCACCATCGAAAGGTTTTTTTCTGGCACTATAACCACTATCACATTATAAGCCCACAATCTAAATTATTACCTGTATGTATTTTCTTAGATGCCTCATTTATCAATAATGATCAGTCAACTTTTGTTAACCTTTAATATTtaatacttgagtaaaagtaaagataccttaaTGGAAATtgacaagtaaaagttaaagtagctcatgagaaaatgacttaagtatcaaagtaactgatattacatttacttaagtatcaaaagtacaagtaagttgcataaattacggaacagttcattaaacccatggcaacttatttgtttggtggtgctcatcatttactcaccctcatgccatcccagatgtgtatgactttctttcatctgcagaacacatacaaagatttttagaagaatatttcagctatgtaggtcaattcaatgtgaatggtggccagacatttcaagcaacaaaaagcacgttaagggagcataaagttatccatactactacaatggttaaatccatgtcctctgatgCAATTcagatggttttgggtgagaacaaaccaaattgttactcattttcactgtatgtcttgccattgcaatctctaggcacgatcatgatttcgagcttgatttcattttctagtgcttgacgcatgcgcagagccctagatggctttataggaagtgtaatcgagcttgaaatcctgatcaccatggagactgctaatgtcaagactTATAGTCAAagaaggagttatattttggtctattctcacccaaaaccaattggatccatttagaagacattggtgaaaccactggagtcttatggattactcttatgcttttcggagcttcaaaggtctggccaccattcacttccattgaattgACCTAACTGAAAATATTCTTTTGTTAGTgttctgtagaaaaaaaaaaaaagaaagtcatacacagggTTCATACAGGCATCACTGAGTGAAACTCCAGGACTTTTAAGCTCTTTTTCCAGAaccaatttttcattttcaaggaCCTGACACAATACATGCTTTTATTGAATTCACTCTTTATTCATAAAACCATTAGGAATACAGAGCAAGAGTACAGAGTACCTGAAATAGATtacaaatcattttaaaacaATCCATTAATAACAATCCATATGAACATGGATGAATTCTTCTAAAATACAAAAGAGCACCTGAACTAGACTCCAAGTCATATTAATTGCAATCCATATCAACATGGAATTAGTGCAAAATACAAACGAGCACTTAAAATGGACTCTATTAATAATCCATAGGAACATGGGTAAATTCTTGCAAAATACAAGAGCACGTGAACAGACTACAAATACTTTTAATAACAATCCATGTGAACATGAGATGAATTCatacaaataacacaaacattCGTGTATTAATATAAATTGCactaaatggaagtgaatgtataaataaacaaaacacgaGCATGGATTTTACGCACGTGAACATACgtaatgaacgaatcactctccgaGACTACTTGTTTTTCCAAGCCATATAAAAGATtctttcaaaatgaacgaatcattcatgaacgacccatcactaggaATGCATTATAAATGAATATCACTTAAACGTGATGTAGTAGTCTGACATTGACGGTACTCCGCTACTTGTTGAAAAAGCTGCACAACTTTAAGAGTATAGACGTGTCACTACTACTGCACCCACAGTATTAACTTAACTGCTCCGTATCTGTTCTCTCGCAAGTGATGGATTGTCCCACGAAGTCATTGCCGGCAAATGTTTCGCCCCCTTCTTGTGGCTCTTCACTGCCGCCTCCTCAGTACTTGCCAGTCCAAAGTCCTTTTTGCATAACTTACAACGAGCTCTATGTAGTTGCTCGTGTCTGGAAAGAGCCAACCATGATAAAGTGTCAATGTCCAGCCATGCTGGACTGAACTATCATACCTGGTCAGTGTAAATTATCTAAACCATGACCATTACTAAGGTACAAATTAGCCGATTAACAAAAATGAGCACACAAAATCAACTGAATCTGAGCGTGAAAATGTCACTAAATTTTTATCAGATTCATCCATCAGAGTGGTAGTTGTAAAAGGGTGGGGGAGGGGGGAACTCCACTGTTAACAACTAATTCAAGGTAGAAGGCAGGCTATTTGTACTGTCAGTCACACAGCCCTTCTATTCAAGGGCGGTTGGGTCCTGCCTGTGGGcaatattacaaatatcataatagactttaattacttttttataatttgtacaCACCGCATTCACATTCcatttttaatttcaagcacttttaagtactttttcacaaaacaaggtgattttccaggtttTTACAGACCTTAAATTTTGAAAAGCTAAATTcaatgacgtaagctcgttggtaaggtcacgcgtggaggaggaggcaggaagcgcgtcattgtttacaagagaaacttgcacagaccacagaccaagcaccgttcacaaaccaaaacagtccaaaaaaaatttcaaacacGATGTCTGAGGATTTCGAttttagaagagaagaggagatggagtttttcaCCCAACcctaccaatttgagcccgaatACACCGATGAGGAACTGAGGAAGATGGAGGAGGCTGCAGCAGCAGCGCAATCACAAGTTCCGGGGAGGCAGAGATCTATggagacatggtggtgcacatgtagtaaATGCCAACCAATGCCAACAGAGGCAGACAGCCTGTGCTGCCACAGTTGGACCATAGCAATCCCACTGTTGGAAACAATTAGTGAGGCAGCCGGTGAGAACACTCCTAGTCCTTGCTGCATTACCAAACATAATGGTTTTCCACCATTACTGAGCCCCAGCATTTTAGAGGTGTTTTTAAGTTTGCCACGAATAAACTGGAAGCGCTGTCCGAGGCCAGAAGGACCCAGTGGTACCCTAACAGTAAAAAGTATCATGTTATGTTTGTTACTATAGCtactatatagaaatatataggctatatacaaagttttcacacatacctgagttcactGGAAAAACAGCATGGGCACAGCCAATGAATTCatatatcgaccctttgtttcttttgatggtctgaaatcctcaggggtaaaatgttcactgcacaccctccaatatttgagagaatgtaggggtgtactgatatccatcaatcgctcatgatcatgtataggcaatcaatgaaaagttaatattatgcatttactttgggtttctgaaggttgaagcatccaggatacacacaccaaatgaccattttgaacaatacacttatacaaatacaaatctacagcaaagacaattacacttttgtacagcgctccttctcttttaaataatgacacgcttcctgcctcctcctccacgagtgaccttaccaacgagcttacatcatccctctcatgagcgcgtgtcacagagatgtacggaagcgaacatctgtagttaaaaagtatacaagtattgttatgtttctaaaaataatcaatcgtttggattcagaagaactttatttgaccaactggagtcgtgtggattattttgatgcaccctaaaaatgcattttggactgtcaaaaaaatggagtacattcacttgcattgtttcaaggaggaggcctgaaatgaaatcctaaaaatcttaaattctgttttgatgaagaaagaaactcagatacatcttggatggcctgagggtgagtaaattatcagcaaattttcatttttgggtgaactattcctttaatggcacattcaagtcacatcagaatgatcatatttatgagatgagtgtaaatgaacaccaTAGTCTATAAAAATTGAAAGACTGAAGGagggagttgagtcatattagtgaacagaacagagacttgtgggggtgggctcttttcatttgggccaataagcaaccacccagaacaccccggcaactgcataacaatgtgctgaaacacagttaaaacaacttaacaacagcatagcaacaacctggcaaccacatacggTAGCAACGCACTAGAACccacagcagagatcaccttgacaactgcatagcattccccagcaaccatccagaaaaccctagtcaccacatactgtagcatacaTGTGCTACAAagaaaatataacactttagcaaccaccagaaaactagttttgcttaggcaaagaccattcacatcttcataaaatataaaaataaatatcatgaGCGCTGGTacagtaattattcatacacattataccttgttgaaatgtaaaatgtaaacgcatgtgattgacttttatatgaacaggtctcctggaaaggcgggagactgatcgcacataacttcattatttaaaagctttcataatgtttaagcctaaacgtgtaaaattaattagtaaaaaaaaaaaaaatttaacttgcacgagcagtttcttgtcttccccagtaGAGACAGACAACGTAACACGTAATCTAGTGCGCGCTTCTCTTGTGATTTTTATTCAGATTCATGATTCGCAAAATGAATCATTCATAccactttttgaatctttttggtCAGTTCAgaggaatcaaatttaaaagattcgaATCAAATTAATCTTTCAACGAATCACACACATCACTATCaccgatctgcatgcatttttgcatgtacagctgttattttttttttgcggtattcagtcgcaaaagtaacgaaagggtctggagaatTTATCGGGGTAAAAGTATCAAtattctctttaaaatgtaaattttatcttcaaagtgaaagtaaaagtccagagaaatatttatactcaagaacgaatattaaaaaactgtacttcactacagtaacaaagtatttgtacttcattactatacacctctggaaACACATTACAATACATATTGCAACAGTTTCTCGGTGAAATTAACACAAGacactacaacaatgactttattacctttcaaacaaatcatgagtaaaagggcagattatcagttcataaacacatacttttcaccctattcctcacacaattctcacatcaaaacacttttactacagcacATGATTTGTATGgagatatatttttaaaattttgcATTACATTACAATTTATACAGTAAGCTTGTTTAAATGCAATTACGTTGTGCAGTAGCTCAGCTgataattgcatttttcatcgctcatttgctttttctgacacaatcggttaggtttaaggtttaaggtatTGGCAGGTCGATCTTGTTGATATAAAACTTGATaaccattaaccttaaaaacctcatctgtttgggagaaaaaaataacaatccAGTGGACAATTCACTTTCACTAAGCaataagtagccatgtaatataattttgcaaaaatgtttccaGTCATAATCTGTATATATGCTTTTgtgtacaagtaaaaaaaaaaaaaaaaaaaaggttaatggcCTGTAGAtttgaaactattatttttttattattattgtctaaaCTACAGTTTGAGTTTCATAGCATGAATAACCACTTTATGTAGGCCTACTAATTAGGTTTTCTTTAAATCCATGGTAACTTagcccttgtgcgtcaataaaataaaaagttactcagaggtccttagaggacaaaaatgtcagtgtcaaaaaactgccataataatattatatattaatattattttccatttttaatgagttaattttttttaaccaacatcagtcctgatcataactaccaaatatttattcattttcaggattttaaccctttaaatgccagtttgtttacataattccactgtttttacacacacacacgcacaatttctcaatacacacaaacaaaacacactctgacatccataccaacacacccacacaattttatctgcatcattaaTTCAATTAGCCtgtagtgctctataatacagcaaacagaaaataggaaaaaagcatgtatatgctccataggctaaacaggagaaaaatggcaccatctggtggaaaacattacaaatgtacattttgaagccagggctccagaataaaagcataatatcatagaattcatgattttatgctttaatgtcactgggatcaaatattgctgtTTTAATGGGTTCCAATGGGAAAATTTTtatccttaaggtcctgagtgtaactattttgtgtatacAGTGTATTAAAGATGTATTATAGGTCGCACAAGAGTTAATAAACTTGGGCAATATAAAAAACAATGCACTGTGCTCATAGGTTATTTTTCCAAAATACAaagtgaaaaacaaataaataaataaaaccacactcatcaaaaaggggaaaatatCTGAGTATGATGTACAAGTTTACACATGCTTTTGTGCATACGGAAGAAATCTCACTGGTGTTCTATTTCACTTCTGCTTTCCTGCTCTTACACATATTGGGCTGGGCTGGTTTTCTACCAGCTCACATACTTATATTTTTTTCACAGGCAACAAGTGAGCTTCAGTTCATGTGGTAAGTGAAGCAGGTTGCCTTGATTttctaaattgttttttttttctgaggggGGGAGGTTTTGTTTTAGCTCAATTACAAAATGTACTGTCATTTACTGGTTACTTGCTTCCATCAAAGGTTGACAAAGAAGATGCATTACATTCCCGTCTCTATATTAGTATTCCTGTGCATATTATCTCAAGTGTACGGAGGTGCAGTGTTGGTATTTCCAATTGATGGAAGTCACTGGGTGAATATGAAGGTGCTTACTGAGGAACTACATACAAGAGGGCACCACGTGACGGTGCTTAGAGCCTCTAACAGCTGGTATATCAAGGAGGAGTCTCCTTTCTACACCTCAATCACTGTTTCTAACAAAGGTGGCATTGAAAAGGAACTGCTTGATGCATTTGTGAGACAGATTCTGGTCATCAGAAGACAGAAACTGTCCTTCTGGAACCACCTCATAATGGCATTAGAGGTTGGAAAAGTATTTGAAGAGATGCACCGCAATCAACTTTTGATGATGGGAGAAATTTTTGAGAATAAAACCTTAATGGATTCAATCAAGGATGCCAAATATGACATGGTTCTTACCGATCCAGTTTTTGGAGCTGGAGTGTTCCTGGCCCACCGCCTTTGTCTCCCTCTTGTTCTAAATGCACGTTGGACCATGCATGGAGAGGCACATTTTGATATAGCTCCTTCTCCACTTTCATATGTTCCTGTACCAGGAGTAAAACTAACAGATAAGATGACTTTTGGTCAAAGAGTGCATAATATAATCGGCTACTTTTTTTCGCTtcttcacaaaaaatattttgtctacTCACACTACCAATCTTTCTGCAATAAATACTTCGGATCAGAAATCCATTATGTTTCCCTCCTTCAGGATGCAGACATTTGGCTCATGAGAAATGACTTTACCTTTGAGTTTCCACGACCGACTATGCCAAATGTGATCTATATGGGCGGCTTCCAGTGCAAACCCGCTAAGCCACTTCCATCTGATCTTGAGGAATTTGTGCAGAGCTCTGGACAGCAAGGTCTTATTGTCATGTCTCTAGGGACCCTGTTTAGCTATCTCCCACAGGACATCACAGAGGAAATTGCTGCAGCTTTTGCCCAGgtgccacaaaaaataatttggagACACACTGGATCTCGTCCTGTTAATATTGGTAATAATACATTACTTGTTGATTGGTTACCCCAGAATGATCTGCTTGGACATCCCCAAACTAAAGTGTTTGTAACACATGGAGGCACTAATGGAATTCAAGAGGCCATCTACCATGGGGTGCCCATTTTGGGTCTGCCTTTAGTATTTGATCAACCTGACAATCTTTCTAGAATGAAGGTTAAAGGCACAGCTAAACTTGTGGATATTGCTGAGTTGGACAGGACTATGATTCTACAGGCACTGGAAGAATTGCTGTATAACTCAACGTATAGGGAAAACATGCAGAGATTGTCCCGTCTGCACCATGATCAGCCAATGAAACCCCTTGATCGTGCTATCTTCTGGATTGAGTTTGTCATAAAGAATGGAGGGGTGTCTCATTTAAGAACACAGTCATTCAGAATGTCCTGGATTGCTTACCACTCTATAGATGTTATTTTCACTCTAGTGGTAACATTTGTgacattttgttttgtgatttaCAGTGTCATAAGATGTATGTGTTTTAAAATGATATTTAAAaggaaaatgaaatctgagtgatTTAGTGTTAAAAGTTTGCCTACTTCTAAGATAacattttataatcaatattgtttttttttgttgttgttttttttatgtgaaaaatgaaaatctacttttgtttatttttaatgcaatacATAGCTCATACATGAATCACAAACTCATTTGCAGTGTACAATCACTGAATAAAATCATCTTTTTCTATGTTATCTTTTCTGCTTGTTGTCAAGATCACAATTCTGGTAACTAATTGTTATCTTTAATTCAATAAAGTCCACAGGTGTAAGCTCACTGCAATGTTGCTTAACTATTCTGCATAAAAACTGGACTCACTTGCGAAAAACAAATTTATTTCAGTTAATCTTATACAATGTATGAGTATTAAAAAACCTTGTTGAACAACAAtgtgtgctgtgtttgtttaGGAATGGAGGAAACAAACAGTTCtttataaatctgtaaaaaggtTTGCATTTCaagaaggaaataccagtgcctgcaaggcagcaaaagaatacTGTTAAAGTTTAGATGAAATGATAATTAGATTGTAAAGAGAGGGGCAGAGATtgataataatatacaatataaatggAGCTGCTTCTGTGCCTAGAATATGGcttagaaatgaaaaaaaaaaaaaaaaaaaaaacaacaacaaacaaataaaaaacaatcccAATTCAGTaagcaaatgtaaaaattatattatagacctttttcacagactgtgatgacatgttTCCGCCTTATGTatcagtgtaaatatatatatatatatatatatatatatatatatatatatatatatatatatatatatatatatatataaaattatattatacattttttaaatattgagtgtaaatttataacattatactttgctCACTTGTTGCCTGTGAAaaaccacagctgcgaggggttttttattacagctgctgagagagtgacagtaaatttggcatcttctcccattttactgtgtTAATCCAACACTCTCTTTTTttaactcttctggaaagtcattaaaatgtaatagtggattttttcctttgatcttggagcaaatgggtaagtaaaaataatatttgctgtgatctcccattcactcccattcaccgctgtcaaagtttaccctgcaaatgtttacttccattccaaaacccagagtgtgaaaaatataaaggtaaaatagtgcctaaatgatttgcatgtgcaaagatttgtaaaagcataaatgaagttacaagtgtGATAGAAAAATGTACACGCACAGAGGAAGATTTGTGGAAGCGTAAACCAAATTGCAAgcttaaaaataaattgcatgcgcaccggacgttttgtaaaggtgtaaatcaagttgt containing:
- the LOC127435597 gene encoding UDP-glucuronosyltransferase 2C1-like, with protein sequence MWLTKKMHYIPVSILVFLCILSQVYGGAVLVFPIDGSHWVNMKVLTEELHTRGHHVTVLRASNSWYIKEESPFYTSITVSNKGGIEKELLDAFVRQILVIRRQKLSFWNHLIMALEVGKVFEEMHRNQLLMMGEIFENKTLMDSIKDAKYDMVLTDPVFGAGVFLAHRLCLPLVLNARWTMHGEAHFDIAPSPLSYVPVPGVKLTDKMTFGQRVHNIIGYFFSLLHKKYFVYSHYQSFCNKYFGSEIHYVSLLQDADIWLMRNDFTFEFPRPTMPNVIYMGGFQCKPAKPLPSDLEEFVQSSGQQGLIVMSLGTLFSYLPQDITEEIAAAFAQVPQKIIWRHTGSRPVNIGNNTLLVDWLPQNDLLGHPQTKVFVTHGGTNGIQEAIYHGVPILGLPLVFDQPDNLSRMKVKGTAKLVDIAELDRTMILQALEELLYNSTYRENMQRLSRLHHDQPMKPLDRAIFWIEFVIKNGGVSHLRTQSFRMSWIAYHSIDVIFTLVVTFVTFCFVIYSVIRCMCFKMIFKRKMKSE